In Cotesia glomerata isolate CgM1 linkage group LG1, MPM_Cglom_v2.3, whole genome shotgun sequence, one genomic interval encodes:
- the LOC123266949 gene encoding patronin isoform X9: protein MWGTISRLFATKPRSSVRSPEPGEEAVAAEKEEKNYYYYNNSDPACKNLNGVPQAELAVHVFESMDRNMGDDRRPKGGPGDHGVTDNEHFSDAYDTRQAKQRASVKWLLSKAYNNRVPDNLREPYYRDLEDQEHLKPQIVHALSNAELYCLALANIYSDPNYHNQNHWGILQALARKGVYVAEPNNSQLTETILIQNSPLKMSAHMAVIEGLMVLYAKEVVTGDRVVAAIRRFDPQPEIEVPSDHEKGLLMWISHASHALIAKIQTEEGAGDKTRLPELPAAKDFQSLCDGVGLAAVVAFYCPGELNWMDIKVSKRPSVADALHNLSLVHNFCIRCLPYSIFHMQPEDVTYMRGSMKQNLLVFLADMYNVLEIHPVKCVRYPGEERAMQQYLDACPRNSHGVAHKRSLPQAIAPIPDLRSNLSVSAPGFTVGKPIPSSSVRKSQSLQQTAESHSYDDRRAGSEENFIVHRNRGIPTLSSVIDDKYNNTAAGRPSNWEDQRRSSYAGRRSRRNSVTDDSQLTIENFGGSQDNLHNFGCVRNPDKELVHTGKRTATEPTLPARSSVQDAYGSDVQNILADNGYGNDDLPPTRLRRQISNSNLNNLSHKNVLHSTDNNNDNTDGEIKTTANTSATKMSSFANLTQHNSEKSINFKYTEQQEHDELSANKVNYNNKKFGQSNGNGIGEKKTTFATLPNTTTWQQQSAQQSQQLEQQSADENGGNTMVYAAQINNIKMKLEEKRRLIENEKRRMEVVVSKQRQKVGKAAFLQAVTKFYIAGKVKSPSSSTSGGDSPVEHGPPTPLSSGSAGDTPTNVTKTTSSVPHQNAQEKPQRPFSLKEITEDIHDVEHKWLEQDGSAPFTETRRTPDIENMDFDQCQQSISHMNSTLNDIQVDIQRLASQQNQIQQQTLMTQQQQQIHQQLQELQSLRSQQQHLQSFGMPPISPMTPRLADTQPGQFYLHDQPQQMQRRTWGRPAHQQNLLNEMASVGHYQPQPVVDPHYSPQPVAAASVIYQQDPRLYQDTRTWGTGAIPQQKGFVLHDNTQDQQQYQPRYLNGGDHSLCNSQMHQPIQNYPSAALFNQTPPTAASPQHRNAVHRISQLINESPETKKSTIHHVPITCESPTDKRQNNINIHTPVPAPPVDDMEPQNISFIGNDDDFTQGIKRLHITSGSRTYRIASPTKTTISRNSFQPHSSLREASPSPTSAISPPEITPLDSSDAGEKGFYISFDNDGPKKPKPALRVKRSPKKERTVSSFIEQEDFTARPESPPANPVDRQRQLEAQRDLERERQRQAEEREYHRQEMRDRELRREIDKEQRVREDRLRTNSESRQNAANAVGLVIGNQLANPDPNSVDEMERKKERIMLLSLQRRQQQEELKERKEAEAQARREQEKMKEEERSRKKEEDRQRRAMILEQHKLKKAIEEAEREGKVIDKELLNAIKPTPKLRNKTASARPRPKTIHVDQSSEIDSGALTPSRGKKGSSSNLSTDTQEPQQQPRGRPKYSTYQNFKGRKSNSLMNLCDTDSGLGRATPPRRAPSPGMGSTKHLPSPSGPGSLPPGLMSKRRFDDGSSDISSTPSSMMEYNGPRLYKQPATKSNRGIMLNAVEYCVFPGSVNKESKRRVLEEIGRSESKHFLILFRDAGCQFRALYSYCPDKEEVTKLCGTGPKQVIDNMFDKFFKYNSGGKCFSQVHTKHLTVTIDAFTIHNSLWQGKKVNLPNKKDMALVI from the exons gccaaacaacgtGCCTCCGTGAAATGGCTCCTCTCGAAGGCGTACAACAACCGCGTGCCGGACAATCTACGCGAGCCTTACTATCGTGATCTGGag gaTCAAGAGCATTTAAAACCACAAATTGTTCATGCGTTATCAAATGCTGAGCTATATTGTCTTGCATTGGCGAATATTTATTCGGACCCGAATTACCACAACCAAAACCACTGGGGAATATTGCAAGCGTTAGCGAGGAAAGGTGTCTATGTAGCTGAGCCTAATAATTCTCAATTAACTGAAACTATTCTTATTCAAAATTCACCATTAAAaatg tcTGCACATATGGCTGTGATAGAAGGTTTGATGGTCTTGTACGCGAAGGAAGTAGTGACAGGAGACCGTGTAGTGGCGGCGATCCGACGATTTGATCCTCAGCCAGAGATTGAAGTGCCTAGTGACCATGAAAAGGGCTTACTTATGTGGATAAGTCATGCCTCGCATGCATTAATCGCCAAAATCCAAACGGAAGAAGGCGCTGGAGACAAAACGCGACTACCTGAGTTACCTGCAGCCAAGGACTTTCAGTCATTGTGCGACGGTGTGGGTTTGGCTGCTGTTGTGGCCTTCTACTGTCCCGGCGAGCTCAACTGGATGGATATTAAAGTGTCAAAAAGACCCTCTGTTGCAGATGCACTCCACAATCTCTCACTTGTTCATAATTTTTGCATAAGATGCTTGCCCTACTCTATTTTTCATATGCAACCTGAGGATGTTACTTACATGAGagg GTCTATGAAACAAAATTTACTGGTTTTTCTCGCGGACATGTATAACGTGCTCGAGATACATCCTGTTAAATGTGTACGTTATCCAGGAGAGGAAAGAGCCATGCAGCAGTATCTCGATG CTTGCCCGCGCAATAGTCACGGGGTAGCTCATAAACGAAGTCTACCGCAAGCTATAGCTCCAATTCCTGATCTGAGAAGCAACCTCTCTGTGTCCGCGCCAGGTTTCACAG ttggAAAGCCTATACCATCAAGCTCTGTAAGAAAATCACAATCGCTTCAACAAACGGCTGAAAGTCATTCATACGATGATAG ACGCGCCGGGtctgaagaaaattttatagtacaCAGAAATCGTGGTATCCCGACCCTGAGTTCTGTAAtagatgataaatataataatacagCTGCTGGACGGCCGAGTAATTGGGAAGACCAACGAAGAAGTTCGTACGCAGGAAGACGTTCGCGACGCAACAGTGTGACGGATGATTCCCAGTTGACAATCGAAAATTTTGGTGGATCACAGGacaatttacataattttggATGTGTTCGAAACCCCGATAAAGAGTTAGTGCACACGGGTAAGCGCACCGCCACTGAACCCACACTTCCAGCACGCTCAAGCGTCCAAGACGCTTACGGGAGTGACGTCCAGAATATTTTAGCTGACAACGGTTACGGGAATGACGACCTGCCACCCACGAGATTACGACGACAAATTTctaattctaatttaaataacttgaGTCACAAAAATGTTTTACATTCCacggataataataatgataacacTGACGGCGAAATAAAAACAACAGCCAATACGAGTGCTACAAAAATGTCAAGTTTTGCTAATTTAACCCAACACAATTCGGAAAAgagtattaattttaagtatacTGAGCAGCAAGAACATGACGAACTCAGTGCCaataaagttaattataataataaaaaatttggacaAAGTAATGGTAATGGTATTGGAGAAAAGAAAACAACTTTTGCGACTCTACCTAATACAACAACGTGGCAGCAACAAAGTGCTCAACAGTCTCAACAATTGGAACAACAATCAGctg atGAAAATGGTGGTAATACAATGGTATACGCTGCGCAAATAAACaacattaaaatgaaattagaaGAAAAACGCCGgcttatcgaaaacgaaaaaagAAGAATGGAAGTTGTTGTCTCGAAACAGCGACAAAAAGTAGGAAAAGCAGCTTTTCTTCAGGCTGTAACCAAG TTTTACATTGCG GGTAAGGTTAAATCTCCTTCTTCGTCAACATCCGGTGGTGACAGTCCCGTAGAGCATGGTCCTCCTACTCCATTGTCCTCCGGATCCGCTGGAGATACCCCAACAAACGTTACTAAGACTACGTCATCAGTACCTCATCAAAATGCCCAAGAAAAACCGCAGCGTCCTTTTTCACTGAAG gaaattacTGAAGATATTCATGATGTTGAGCACAAGTGGTTGGAGCAAGATGGTAGTGCACCATTTACTGAAACTCGCCGTACTCCTGACATCGAAAACATGGATTTCGATCAATGTCAACAATCTATATcaca cATGAACTCGACTTTAAACGACATACAAGTAGACATCCAACGTCTCGCGAGCCAACAAAATCAAATTCAACAACAAACTCTGATGACCcagcaacagcaacaaatTCACCAACAGCTGCAAGAGCTCCAGAGTTTGCGGAGCCAACAACAACATCTGCAAAGTTTTGGAATGCCGCCGATAAGCCCTATGACTCCGCGACTTGCAGATACGCAGCCAGGACAATTTTACTTACATGACCAACCGCAGCAAATGCAGAGAAGAACCTGGGGTCGGCCGGCACACCAGCAGAATTTGCTTAACGAAATGGCCTCTGTGGGCCACTATCAACCACAACCGGTTGTCGACCCCCATTATAGTCCTCAGCCAGTCGCCGCTGCCTCTGTTATATACCAACAAGATCCTCGCCTGTATCAGGACACAAGGACTTGGGGTACTGGTGCTATACCTCAGCAGAAAGGGTTTGTTTTGCATGATAACACGCAAGATCAACAACAATATCAGCCGAGGTATCTCAACGGTGGCGATCATAGTCTCTGCAATAGTCAAATGCATCAACCGATTCAAAATTATCCGTCGGCTGCACTTTTTAATCAAACCCCGCCCACGGCTGCTAGTCCTCAACACCGTAATGCC gTTCATCGGATAAGTCAACTGATAAATGAAAGTCCAGAGACTAAAAAGTCAACAATACACCATGTCCCAATTACTTGTGAAAGTCCTACGGATAAAcgtcaaaataatattaacatcCATACACCTGTACCAGCACCGCCGGTTGATGATATGGAACCACAAAATATATCATTCATTG gtAACGACGATGATTTCACACAAGGAATTAAACGACTACATATCACATCAGGAAGTCGTACATATAGAATAGCCTCACCAACAAAAACAACAATCTCACGTAACTCTTTTCAACCTCACTCATCGTTGCGTGAAGCGTCGCCGTCACCTACTTCAGCTATATCTCCTCCAGAAATAACTCCTCTAGACTCATCGGACGCTGGTGAAAAGGGATTTTATATATCGTTTGACAATGACGGGCCGAAGAAGCCAAAACCTGCATTGCGTGTAAAAAGGTCGCCCAAAAAAGAACGCACTGTATCCTCGTTTATCGAGCAAGAAGATTTTACAGCGCGTCCCGAATCTCCACCTGCGAATCCTGTAGACCGACAACGGCAGCTAGAGGCTCAGCGTGACCTGGAACGAGAACGCCAGAGGCAAGCCGAAGAGCGTGAGTATCATCGTCAGGAGATGCGGGACCGGGAATTACGACGAGAAATAGACAAAGAGCAACGCGTAAGAGAAGACAGACTCCGTACTAATAGTGAGAGTCGTCAGAATGCTGCCAATGCTGTTGGTTTGGTCATCGGGAATCAGCTTGCTAACCCGGATCCCAATTCTGTTGATGAAATGGAGCGCAAGAAGGAGCGTATTATGCTGCTGTCGTTGCAGCGACGACAACAGCAGGAAGAATTGAAAGAACGGAAAGAAGCTGAAGCTCAGGCGCGCCGGGAGcaggaaaaaatgaaagaagaaGAACGCTCGAGAAAAAAAGAAGAGGACCGTCAGAGAAGAGCTATGATTTTAGAACAGCATAAGTtgaaaaaagctatcgaagaAGCTGAACgtgag GGTAAAGTAATTGACAAAGAACTTCTTAATGCCATAAAGCCAACTCCTAAATTACGTAATAAGACTGCATCGGCTCGTCCACGACCGAAAACAATCCACGTTGATCAAAGTTCGGAAATAGATTCTGGAGCTCTGACGCCTAGTCGCGGGAAAAAAGGTTCTTCCTCCAATCTCAGTACAG ATACGCAGGAGCCTCAGCAACAGCCTAGAGGCAGGCCTAAATACTCAACTTACCAAAACTTTAAGGGAAGAAAGTCAAATTCGTTGATGAATTTGTGTG ATACGGACAGCGGTTTGGGGCGAGCAACTCCTCCGAGAAGAGCACCCAGTCCTGGAATGGGAAGTACCAAACATTTGCCATCGCCGTCGGGACCTGGATCTCTTCCGCCTGGTCTTATGTCTAAACGACGGTTTGATGACGGCAGCAGTGACATCAGCAGCACGCCTAGTTCTATGATGGAGTACAATg gtCCTCGATTATACAAGCAACCAGCGACTAAATCGAATCGTGGAATAATGCTGAATGCTGTTGAGTATTGCGTATTCCCTGGATCGGTTAATAAAGAATCCAAGAGACGCGTACTGGAAGAAATTGGACGATCCGAAAGTAAACATTTTCTAATACTCTTCAGAGATGCTGGGTGCCAGTTTCGAGCACTTTATTCTTATTGTCCTGATAAGGAAGAAGTTACTAAGTTATGTGGCACTGGACCTAAACAAGTTATTGATAATatgtttgataaatttttcaa atACAATTCTGGTGGTAAATGTTTCTCTCAAGTGCATACAAAGCATCTGACTGTGACCATAGATGCCTTTACGATACACAATAGTCTTTGGCAaggtaaaaaagtaaatttaccAAACAAAAAGGACATGGCTCTCGTCATATAG
- the LOC123266949 gene encoding patronin isoform X10, protein MWGTISRLFATKPRSSVRSPEPGEEAVAAEKEEKNYYYYNNSDPACKNLNGVPQAELAVHVFESMDRNMGDDRRPKGGPGDHGVTDNEHFSDAYDTRQAKQRASVKWLLSKAYNNRVPDNLREPYYRDLEDQEHLKPQIVHALSNAELYCLALANIYSDPNYHNQNHWGILQALARKGVYVAEPNNSQLTETILIQNSPLKMSAHMAVIEGLMVLYAKEVVTGDRVVAAIRRFDPQPEIEVPSDHEKGLLMWISHASHALIAKIQTEEGAGDKTRLPELPAAKDFQSLCDGVGLAAVVAFYCPGELNWMDIKVSKRPSVADALHNLSLVHNFCIRCLPYSIFHMQPEDVTYMRGSMKQNLLVFLADMYNVLEIHPVKCVRYPGEERAMQQYLDACPRNSHGVAHKRSLPQAIAPIPDLRSNLSVSAPGFTVGKPIPSSSVRKSQSLQQTAESHSYDDRRAGSEENFIVHRNRGIPTLSSVIDDKYNNTAAGRPSNWEDQRRSSYAGRRSRRNSVTDDSQLTIENFGGSQDNLHNFGCVRNPDKELVHTGKRTATEPTLPARSSVQDAYGSDVQNILADNGYGNDDLPPTRLRRQISNSNLNNLSHKNVLHSTDNNNDNTDGEIKTTANTSATKMSSFANLTQHNSEKSINFKYTEQQEHDELSANKVNYNNKKFGQSNGNGIGEKKTTFATLPNTTTWQQQSAQQSQQLEQQSADENGGNTMVYAAQINNIKMKLEEKRRLIENEKRRMEVVVSKQRQKVGKAAFLQAVTKFYIAGKVKSPSSSTSGGDSPVEHGPPTPLSSGSAGDTPTNVTKTTSSVPHQNAQEKPQRPFSLKEITEDIHDVEHKWLEQDGSAPFTETRRTPDIENMDFDQCQQSISHMNSTLNDIQVDIQRLASQQNQIQQQTLMTQQQQQIHQQLQELQSLRSQQQHLQSFGMPPISPMTPRLADTQPGQFYLHDQPQQMQRRTWGRPAHQQNLLNEMASVGHYQPQPVVDPHYSPQPVAAASVIYQQDPRLYQDTRTWGTGAIPQQKGFVLHDNTQDQQQYQPRYLNGGDHSLCNSQMHQPIQNYPSAALFNQTPPTAASPQHRNAVHRISQLINESPETKKSTIHHVPITCESPTDKRQNNINIHTPVPAPPVDDMEPQNISFIGNDDDFTQGIKRLHITSGSRTYRIASPTKTTISRNSFQPHSSLREASPSPTSAISPPEITPLDSSDAGEKGFYISFDNDGPKKPKPALRVKRSPKKERTVSSFIEQEDFTARPESPPANPVDRQRQLEAQRDLERERQRQAEEREYHRQEMRDRELRREIDKEQRVREDRLRTNSESRQNAANAVGLVIGNQLANPDPNSVDEMERKKERIMLLSLQRRQQQEELKERKEAEAQARREQEKMKEEERSRKKEEDRQRRAMILEQHKLKKAIEEAEREGKVIDKELLNAIKPTPKLRNKTASARPRPKTIHVDQSSEIDSGALTPSRGKKGSSSNLSTVSSVDSPDDGRGCSPCRSSTQLGRRGSYKTSRDTDSGLGRATPPRRAPSPGMGSTKHLPSPSGPGSLPPGLMSKRRFDDGSSDISSTPSSMMEYNGPRLYKQPATKSNRGIMLNAVEYCVFPGSVNKESKRRVLEEIGRSESKHFLILFRDAGCQFRALYSYCPDKEEVTKLCGTGPKQVIDNMFDKFFKYNSGGKCFSQVHTKHLTVTIDAFTIHNSLWQGKKVNLPNKKDMALVI, encoded by the exons gccaaacaacgtGCCTCCGTGAAATGGCTCCTCTCGAAGGCGTACAACAACCGCGTGCCGGACAATCTACGCGAGCCTTACTATCGTGATCTGGag gaTCAAGAGCATTTAAAACCACAAATTGTTCATGCGTTATCAAATGCTGAGCTATATTGTCTTGCATTGGCGAATATTTATTCGGACCCGAATTACCACAACCAAAACCACTGGGGAATATTGCAAGCGTTAGCGAGGAAAGGTGTCTATGTAGCTGAGCCTAATAATTCTCAATTAACTGAAACTATTCTTATTCAAAATTCACCATTAAAaatg tcTGCACATATGGCTGTGATAGAAGGTTTGATGGTCTTGTACGCGAAGGAAGTAGTGACAGGAGACCGTGTAGTGGCGGCGATCCGACGATTTGATCCTCAGCCAGAGATTGAAGTGCCTAGTGACCATGAAAAGGGCTTACTTATGTGGATAAGTCATGCCTCGCATGCATTAATCGCCAAAATCCAAACGGAAGAAGGCGCTGGAGACAAAACGCGACTACCTGAGTTACCTGCAGCCAAGGACTTTCAGTCATTGTGCGACGGTGTGGGTTTGGCTGCTGTTGTGGCCTTCTACTGTCCCGGCGAGCTCAACTGGATGGATATTAAAGTGTCAAAAAGACCCTCTGTTGCAGATGCACTCCACAATCTCTCACTTGTTCATAATTTTTGCATAAGATGCTTGCCCTACTCTATTTTTCATATGCAACCTGAGGATGTTACTTACATGAGagg GTCTATGAAACAAAATTTACTGGTTTTTCTCGCGGACATGTATAACGTGCTCGAGATACATCCTGTTAAATGTGTACGTTATCCAGGAGAGGAAAGAGCCATGCAGCAGTATCTCGATG CTTGCCCGCGCAATAGTCACGGGGTAGCTCATAAACGAAGTCTACCGCAAGCTATAGCTCCAATTCCTGATCTGAGAAGCAACCTCTCTGTGTCCGCGCCAGGTTTCACAG ttggAAAGCCTATACCATCAAGCTCTGTAAGAAAATCACAATCGCTTCAACAAACGGCTGAAAGTCATTCATACGATGATAG ACGCGCCGGGtctgaagaaaattttatagtacaCAGAAATCGTGGTATCCCGACCCTGAGTTCTGTAAtagatgataaatataataatacagCTGCTGGACGGCCGAGTAATTGGGAAGACCAACGAAGAAGTTCGTACGCAGGAAGACGTTCGCGACGCAACAGTGTGACGGATGATTCCCAGTTGACAATCGAAAATTTTGGTGGATCACAGGacaatttacataattttggATGTGTTCGAAACCCCGATAAAGAGTTAGTGCACACGGGTAAGCGCACCGCCACTGAACCCACACTTCCAGCACGCTCAAGCGTCCAAGACGCTTACGGGAGTGACGTCCAGAATATTTTAGCTGACAACGGTTACGGGAATGACGACCTGCCACCCACGAGATTACGACGACAAATTTctaattctaatttaaataacttgaGTCACAAAAATGTTTTACATTCCacggataataataatgataacacTGACGGCGAAATAAAAACAACAGCCAATACGAGTGCTACAAAAATGTCAAGTTTTGCTAATTTAACCCAACACAATTCGGAAAAgagtattaattttaagtatacTGAGCAGCAAGAACATGACGAACTCAGTGCCaataaagttaattataataataaaaaatttggacaAAGTAATGGTAATGGTATTGGAGAAAAGAAAACAACTTTTGCGACTCTACCTAATACAACAACGTGGCAGCAACAAAGTGCTCAACAGTCTCAACAATTGGAACAACAATCAGctg atGAAAATGGTGGTAATACAATGGTATACGCTGCGCAAATAAACaacattaaaatgaaattagaaGAAAAACGCCGgcttatcgaaaacgaaaaaagAAGAATGGAAGTTGTTGTCTCGAAACAGCGACAAAAAGTAGGAAAAGCAGCTTTTCTTCAGGCTGTAACCAAG TTTTACATTGCG GGTAAGGTTAAATCTCCTTCTTCGTCAACATCCGGTGGTGACAGTCCCGTAGAGCATGGTCCTCCTACTCCATTGTCCTCCGGATCCGCTGGAGATACCCCAACAAACGTTACTAAGACTACGTCATCAGTACCTCATCAAAATGCCCAAGAAAAACCGCAGCGTCCTTTTTCACTGAAG gaaattacTGAAGATATTCATGATGTTGAGCACAAGTGGTTGGAGCAAGATGGTAGTGCACCATTTACTGAAACTCGCCGTACTCCTGACATCGAAAACATGGATTTCGATCAATGTCAACAATCTATATcaca cATGAACTCGACTTTAAACGACATACAAGTAGACATCCAACGTCTCGCGAGCCAACAAAATCAAATTCAACAACAAACTCTGATGACCcagcaacagcaacaaatTCACCAACAGCTGCAAGAGCTCCAGAGTTTGCGGAGCCAACAACAACATCTGCAAAGTTTTGGAATGCCGCCGATAAGCCCTATGACTCCGCGACTTGCAGATACGCAGCCAGGACAATTTTACTTACATGACCAACCGCAGCAAATGCAGAGAAGAACCTGGGGTCGGCCGGCACACCAGCAGAATTTGCTTAACGAAATGGCCTCTGTGGGCCACTATCAACCACAACCGGTTGTCGACCCCCATTATAGTCCTCAGCCAGTCGCCGCTGCCTCTGTTATATACCAACAAGATCCTCGCCTGTATCAGGACACAAGGACTTGGGGTACTGGTGCTATACCTCAGCAGAAAGGGTTTGTTTTGCATGATAACACGCAAGATCAACAACAATATCAGCCGAGGTATCTCAACGGTGGCGATCATAGTCTCTGCAATAGTCAAATGCATCAACCGATTCAAAATTATCCGTCGGCTGCACTTTTTAATCAAACCCCGCCCACGGCTGCTAGTCCTCAACACCGTAATGCC gTTCATCGGATAAGTCAACTGATAAATGAAAGTCCAGAGACTAAAAAGTCAACAATACACCATGTCCCAATTACTTGTGAAAGTCCTACGGATAAAcgtcaaaataatattaacatcCATACACCTGTACCAGCACCGCCGGTTGATGATATGGAACCACAAAATATATCATTCATTG gtAACGACGATGATTTCACACAAGGAATTAAACGACTACATATCACATCAGGAAGTCGTACATATAGAATAGCCTCACCAACAAAAACAACAATCTCACGTAACTCTTTTCAACCTCACTCATCGTTGCGTGAAGCGTCGCCGTCACCTACTTCAGCTATATCTCCTCCAGAAATAACTCCTCTAGACTCATCGGACGCTGGTGAAAAGGGATTTTATATATCGTTTGACAATGACGGGCCGAAGAAGCCAAAACCTGCATTGCGTGTAAAAAGGTCGCCCAAAAAAGAACGCACTGTATCCTCGTTTATCGAGCAAGAAGATTTTACAGCGCGTCCCGAATCTCCACCTGCGAATCCTGTAGACCGACAACGGCAGCTAGAGGCTCAGCGTGACCTGGAACGAGAACGCCAGAGGCAAGCCGAAGAGCGTGAGTATCATCGTCAGGAGATGCGGGACCGGGAATTACGACGAGAAATAGACAAAGAGCAACGCGTAAGAGAAGACAGACTCCGTACTAATAGTGAGAGTCGTCAGAATGCTGCCAATGCTGTTGGTTTGGTCATCGGGAATCAGCTTGCTAACCCGGATCCCAATTCTGTTGATGAAATGGAGCGCAAGAAGGAGCGTATTATGCTGCTGTCGTTGCAGCGACGACAACAGCAGGAAGAATTGAAAGAACGGAAAGAAGCTGAAGCTCAGGCGCGCCGGGAGcaggaaaaaatgaaagaagaaGAACGCTCGAGAAAAAAAGAAGAGGACCGTCAGAGAAGAGCTATGATTTTAGAACAGCATAAGTtgaaaaaagctatcgaagaAGCTGAACgtgag GGTAAAGTAATTGACAAAGAACTTCTTAATGCCATAAAGCCAACTCCTAAATTACGTAATAAGACTGCATCGGCTCGTCCACGACCGAAAACAATCCACGTTGATCAAAGTTCGGAAATAGATTCTGGAGCTCTGACGCCTAGTCGCGGGAAAAAAGGTTCTTCCTCCAATCTCAGTACAG TATCTTCTGTAGACTCACCTGATGACGGTAGAGGTTGTTCGCCTTGTCGAAGCTCAACGCAACTTGGACGCCGCGGATCTTACAAAACATCACGAG ATACGGACAGCGGTTTGGGGCGAGCAACTCCTCCGAGAAGAGCACCCAGTCCTGGAATGGGAAGTACCAAACATTTGCCATCGCCGTCGGGACCTGGATCTCTTCCGCCTGGTCTTATGTCTAAACGACGGTTTGATGACGGCAGCAGTGACATCAGCAGCACGCCTAGTTCTATGATGGAGTACAATg gtCCTCGATTATACAAGCAACCAGCGACTAAATCGAATCGTGGAATAATGCTGAATGCTGTTGAGTATTGCGTATTCCCTGGATCGGTTAATAAAGAATCCAAGAGACGCGTACTGGAAGAAATTGGACGATCCGAAAGTAAACATTTTCTAATACTCTTCAGAGATGCTGGGTGCCAGTTTCGAGCACTTTATTCTTATTGTCCTGATAAGGAAGAAGTTACTAAGTTATGTGGCACTGGACCTAAACAAGTTATTGATAATatgtttgataaatttttcaa atACAATTCTGGTGGTAAATGTTTCTCTCAAGTGCATACAAAGCATCTGACTGTGACCATAGATGCCTTTACGATACACAATAGTCTTTGGCAaggtaaaaaagtaaatttaccAAACAAAAAGGACATGGCTCTCGTCATATAG